Within Carassius gibelio isolate Cgi1373 ecotype wild population from Czech Republic chromosome A16, carGib1.2-hapl.c, whole genome shotgun sequence, the genomic segment GCAAATCTTTTGATTACAAACAGTTGCCCTCAAGCTATCCACCACCCACTAACTGGAActcaaattatattaatatgtcGATCGGAGAGAGTATTCATCTCGAATTAAAAATTGAAAATTGCTTATACAGcttatcatttactcaaccatGTGTCGTTCTAAagctttatttgtcttttttgtgCATACTGTGGAAGTTGATTTTAAACATAAGAAGAAAGAATGTAATTCAGGTTTGAATCAACATAAGGgttagttaatgatgacagagttttcatttttgggtgaattctGTGGGCAGCCTTCAAAATGATTGACAAAGACTGCCTCAGAatgctgtgattggccaaacaaattGGTTTACAGAGCACAGACTTGTATTTTTCTGTCATGCAGTAAGGCTATTTTCTGAGTGTCATTCCATAAGAAATCTTCTAATAGAGTTTAACCTGGGGAGTCATATTATTTACTTTAACCACAATAAATATAGTGGCTACTAGGGCTAGGTACcagattcaataaaaaaaattaagaaacaaaatgactcaataatttttggtttcattcattttcacaaaGTCTCTCTTATAagctagtttttttttcagtgaatcacCAAAACTTATGAATCACCCATTTAACCAATTTACTGACTGTATGAACCAAGAAGGTCTCACATGGGCTGTGGTTAAGGCACAGGCAAACCATGCATTCTGGTTCAATTCTCATCCTCCACCCTTACTCCCATTCTCGTATGCTCTTTTTCTTCCTCACCCTCAGCTAGCCTCAGTAAAAGTACCCCACCCAGCATTCATCAGCTGCTGAGGTCAGCGCGCTGCATACAGCATGTGCTCAGGGACATTAATTCAGACTGAAAAAGAGAGGCTTATAAAGAGGGGGAGAAAAAAAgtgagatcagatcagatcagaaggCAATAACAGAAAGAGAAATAGGAGAACAGATTGGACAATGCGTTGGGCAATCTTTCCACAAAATTCTTTCCACTAAAGAAAGTTTGTGGAATGTGTTACAGTCAaagaaatgagagagaaaaatgaGTCAGGACTCAGATATGAAGAAATGGCTTCATCTTTGCCTCTGTCACTAGTTTGACTTGGCCCTGGTTGTTCAGAGACAAGCGATCCACCCATTCCCAGTAAACTGCAGTCAGTTCCCAGGAGTTCATAGGAAAGGCACTCACCAAAACCATCTGATAGCAATAAACGTATAGCCCACAAATAGATGCCTGTGGTTTTCTAGGAAACCTGAACAATGCTGGAGCAGTATCTGATGGTTGAATGTGGGCTTCAGATTTTGTGAGCAGCCCAGAGGTTGGATCTTGGGAGaaagtgtttgtatgtgtgtgttgttcagCATGGTAAATGACAGCGGATGTGGTTTAGAGAGTGATGCTCTTGTGATGTCAGTTTCATGACCTTTTGATGACTCTTTTCAGCAGCTCCACAATATCTAAGAACATTTAAAGCTTTGGCAAGAAACTGGATGAGATCTGAGAGCTGTGAGAAGTCTGACATCTCGTAATGgtacttaaatttaaattaaatttatgtatttagcagacgcttttatccaaagcgtcttacattgcattcaggctaacaatttttcatAACATTTGTTCCCTGGGAtatgaacccccaaccttgcgcttgcttaaGCAACGctttaccacttgagctacaagaACACAGTACTTGAGACATGAAATCAACATTTGTACCTTGTAATGCAGACAGTAACCAAACAGCTGTTTGTGTATTGGTTTAAGCTAATGTTGTAGGAGATGCAGCCTTTAAATACTTGCCAACAGCAATTTAATGTTAGATTCGAAAAAGAGACATAATTATTGGGATTAGGACTGTCTATCAATACACATGTGCTGATGTCCTGAATTTAATTCAGATTCACAACTCAATTCACAGATTCACGATTGAATTGGATTCTGAGTCTTTTGAGTATTTCAGTCTAATGTGTAAAATTTAGCTTACATATGAAAGAAATTCTCAGTTATTTCTATAAATTTTTATAGAACCCTTTGACTTCGtacattgcaatttaaaatgaaatagacTTAACTGAAGCTAGTTCAattgctttttaataagtagATGAGTTTTTGAGTAATTTAAACAACGTTTGTTCGTGAATTGGGCTACGTGGTTGCTCTGCACGTTTTTGATTCAGTAAAATGAACCTGGTTATAAAAGTCATTTGTTTGTAATTTGGACTGTGGGTCAACACTCAACAGTATACTACcatagaataaaaatatttttgaatctatctttttttttttttgctttgattagCAGGAAAAGAGAATGGCTGGTACAGGGAGGGGTCAGATACACCTCCTTTTATTGGCTGAGAAAAGGAGGGGTCAATAAAGTAAGCTGTTCCTATTAGCACATTGAAGAGAAAAGCAGGAAACAGCAGCAGCCATAAAACAGGAAGTTGAGTGGGGTTTCACTTTTTCATCAGGctgctgaatgtgtgtgtgtgccaaagGGATGTGATAGAATGGCAGGAAAAGGTGCTTAGAATGGGAAGTGAGATGAGAGAAAGGCTCAAAAAGGGGAAGTTGGTTTTTAGCCCAGTTACCCTCTAAAATGAAGCTATTTTATCCTCTCAGAGAACCCTTCTTTTCCTCTGGCCAAGCTTTCAGCTTTTCAGATCTATGGTTTGACAGTatctggccgagatacaactatttaaaaatctgaaatctgagggtgcaaattgggacaataaagccctacCCTACACCTATCCTATCCTAAACCTAcccaatactttattttcaactttgattatattcttaattaaataaatgcttttctgatgcaatttgaaatttgaaaatggCACATTCGAACCCAGGTCAAGCGCAAATGAAGATGTCAAACATTTTACCTTCTGTCCCATTGGAGTCTTTTATAGTGTTACCTAGCCAAATCACACGTTGTTAGTGTAAATAGCTTCAGCCAAAAAGGCTGacaatatcataatgatttttggcataaaagaaattatataattttgacacattcaatgtttttttggctattgctactaatatacccatgctacttaagactagttttgtggtccagggtcacatttgtaaCATTTGCTGAGGTGGAGCAGGAGGGCTCATAAATAGGCCTTGTTATATCTCCGTATATAACAAATTAACTATTCAAATAATCTCTTTATAACATGAAAtctgtctctctcattctctccagAATGGTCACCCAGACAGATTGCAGTGTGGTTTACAAGTGGGAAGCAGCATGTATATCTTGGACCTAGAGAAAAACAAGTAAGTAATTTCCTGTGTGTATACTCATCATCAGCATCTACTGAAGTTacgtaaatcatcatatttgaaCATTGGTCTGACTGCAGAGCTCTTTTGCCAAAGCCGCCTAACGTGTTCTACTACCTGCCAAACGGAACTGGGGTGTCCATGAAGGAGAACCCAGTGGTGAGATGAGTCCTTTGTACACTAGGGCACATTTATTTCACAGTACCTTTTGGAATGTTGCAATTTATTTCAGCAACTtaacataaaatatgtttctttgaCAGATGCATTGTTACTATCATGGTTCAGTGCAGGGTTTCCCTCAGTCCCGTGTGGCACTCAGCTCCTGCTCTGGGTTACGGTAATTTTACAAACACTAGGCGTCAAACACTTACCGACTTTGAAAAAAGTGACAAAGGAAAACTGGCCATCATACACTGAACATCTGAGGATCAAACACTACCAACGCAAAACAACTCAATTTAAATGGCTGACATAGTGAACACTAGTGAAATATGAGAAAGGAGTCTGTATTTCTTAACACCATCAATGAGTGCTGTGTGTTAACATGATGTTCAGTCTGTGTTAGTTATGGTGTTAGAAATATCACTTCTTTTTCTCTCTGCAGGGGAGTGATAGTCATTAACGCCACACTGAGCTTTGAGCTgcgtcctgaggaagaaaagcaTGACAGAGAAGAGGAAGGAAGCGGAGAAATGGAAGAAGGATGGATGCACGGGATCTACCCTACAGATTCACAAACGTCGAAGTCTAGAGACTGTGGAGTGTCACATACCTCTATTCCTCCCATTCAGatcatcccacacacacacagggtgagCATGTACTAGTGTGGTGTTTATaggtatgtgtatttttttttcctcatgatcTTTTTCTGCTGTTGTGTGACAGAGTAAGAGAGACATTCTCTCAGAGACCAAATATATTGAGCTGGTGCTGGTGGTGGATCATAAAGAGGTAAGAGAATAGCGGTATCTCTGACActcacacctacacacacatgtttgtttttgtgaaaagtgtggaTATCcgataggcgtaatggtttttatactatacaaactgtatattttatggccctacaccaaccccacacctaaccctaaccctcacaggaaactttgtgcatttttacttttctcaaaaaaaaaaaaaaaacctcattctgtatggtttataagcgttttgaaaaatggggacatgggttatgtcctaatacgtaagtcaccctctccttttaATACCTATGACATacacatgtcattatacagagttgtgtcctgatatgtcacaaaaacacacacacacacacacacgcacacacacacacagaggcacacactcacactcacactcacattgAGATGTGAGACACTTATGCCATCTACTGGTACATATACTGCATCACATCTACTCTTAATTGCTTTACAgtctaaatatctaaatattcaaGGTTTCAGTTTTGAATCCTTTTgtcttctttttctgtttcttcctCACAGTATCTGAATTACCAGAAGAATAATAAAACCATAATTTACCGCATGTTGGATGTGGCAAACCAAGTAGACTgggtaagttttatttttaaatgtgcactACTGATCACAATTTTGTGGTCGGTAAGATTGTGAACCTAGGGTTCTTTCTAAATCTCTGTCTGGCGCTCTGTCCCAGTTCTACCGGCCACTGAATGTACGTGTAGCTCTGGTGGGTCTAGAGATCTGGAGTGACCAGGACAAAATTAAAGTGGATAAAAATCCCACTGAAACTCTAAACCGCTTCCTGGATTGGAGGACCGGGGACCTTCTACCACGATTACGGCATGACAACGCACAGCTCATCATGTAGGACCAGATGCACTGTGGAAAATATAGGCACCAGTTAATCACATTTGAGCCATTATGGTAAATCATGATATGCTTTTTAGGGGTGAATCATTTGATGGGACAACAGTTGGCATGGCATCTCAGTCGTCCATGTGCTCAAAGGATCGGTCAGGAGGAGTGAATGTGGTGAGAGCAATCTTTCATCTCTATGCACTAAAAAGTCTTGTTTTAGTATTGACCTGTGTTTCCTGCACCATAGGATCACCTGGTGAGTGTGTTAGGTGTAGCATCAACGGTGGCACACGAGTTGGGTCACAACCTGGGAATGAGTCACGATACTGCCGACAGGCGCTGCCAGTGCCAGAACGAGCCTCGGCTTGGGGGCTGCATCATGGAGCCCTCCACTGGGTGAGTGTTTGTGACTCTCTGATAATATAGTGCTGGTGACTAATTGTGCAGTATGCAGTAAATGCTCCCTTGTGCAGGTTTATGCCCGGTCAGCTCTTCAGCAGCTGCAGCGAACGGGATCTCTCTCTCAGTCTACTGCACGGTGGTGGAATGTGTCTGTTTAACGTGCCTCAGCCCGAGAGTCTTCAGGGAGGTCCGCGCTGCGGGAACCTGTATgtagagagaggagaggagtgtgACTGCGGCCTGCTGGAGGTAAGAAAAAGCCTTCTGACTACTGGTTCCTGACAAAAATGGCTGCTTAAAACTGCTTAATTGGATAGTTCAGCTAAAATGAACATTctctcatcatttgctcaccttcatgtttttccaaacctgtgtgacttgcTTTCTTATATGGAACAAAACATGTGACCCATACTGGGTCAAAAATGAGTCAAAatgatatatactatatatatacaagTTGCAAAGTTGACATtgctgactcttttttttttttttgtgaacataaaaataactaattttcaTCAATTTCTTAATTTCGGGGTGGGAATTGTTTGTAAATCTTGcaattctctattttttttttcgaaTTTCGTTTTGACACATCAGGATTGTAAATCAAATAAAAGTAGTAATATGCTCTTCGCCTCTGTAATCTGCtacatgcgtgcgtgtgtgttcagGAATGTAATGATCCTTGCTGCAATGCCAGCACGTGTAAATTGGTTCCTGGGGCCCAGTGCTCTTCTGATGGCATCTGCTGTGAGAACTGCAAGGTTTGTAAAGGTGCATATGCTTACACACTTAGATATGCACTGCTAATGGCGCTTTCTCACCGCATCTCCTCCATCTCTTTCCCTGCAGTTGCGTGTGGCCGGGTCGGTGTGTCGGGAGCCGTTGGGAGAGTGTGATTTACCGGAGTACTGCACTGGCACTTCACCTTACTGTCCTCCTAATGTGTTTCTGCAGAACGGAGAGTCATGCAAAGACGGGTCTTCCTACTGCTACAGTGGCGCGTGTGCCAGTCTGGACGAGCAGTGCCAAATGCTCTGGGGACAGAGTGAGTGCAACATGCTCCACAATGACGAATCTAAGGATTCTCACCTAGAGTCTAGATTTATCACGATTGATTCTCTGTTCTCTCCACCCCCTAAGACTCCACCCATGCTCCACCTATCTGCTTTTCCTCTGTGAATAAGCAGGGCAATAAGTATGGAAACTGTGGCCAGATGTCCAACGGTTCCTACATCCCCTGTTTGAAAGGGTGAGGACATGTAGCCTGGAATCTGATGATTTTCAAGCACTCACATAATCATGATTGTTTCCTAAAATGTTTAATATCCAATATCGCATATTCTGTGTAAGCATACCGGTAATTACAACAAAACGTGCAAAAATTGTGCTGTAATATTGTTTACATCCAGTTACATTTGATCTGGTGGAAATatgattgttttctttgttttacttAGGGATGTGCACTGTGGTAGGATCCAGTGTCAGGGTGGAAATGAACGTCCTCTGCTGGGCTCCAACGCTGAGATTCTGACCACAACAGTCAAACTGAACCAGAGTGACTTTACCTGCCGGGGCGCTTATTTTAATCTAGGTGATGATGTTTCCGACCCAGCCATGGTGTCACAGGGGACAGCCTGTGGGCCCAACAAGGTGAGTGTCCAGAAAATGTGTACTTTGTACTTTTTAGGAAGGTTAATTATTTAATACGTGAATTTTACCATACATTTAGCGTAATTGATCATGCAGAGTCTTTAGTAAATTCCATTTGAGATTTTCTTACCATCTAGCCATTGTAGCTATTCATTTTTacttatatatacaatatttgagagaaataggccttttgtgtacatagaaaatgtcttagatctttgagttcagctcatgaaaaatggtggcaaaaacaaaagtgttgcatttataattttgttcagtgtatttattcaattcaattcaattcaattcaattcaagtttatttgtatagcgctttttacaaaacaaatcgttacaaagcaactttacagaaaattatgtttctacaatatttagtagtagctagtagtttgtgcacatttgacaggattttagaaaaactaaaaaataataataatacaagacgtagtcagctagacgatgaactatcaatattattaattaagttattatatgattaagtcacacatttaggaataattgttagttctgtttgttcattcagggttagcatcatctgaggtcctctgagggtcagcatcatctcttctcaggtgttctggatccagactggagcttgtgtaaatcctagttaccacgggatgtgaatcccgtggcaaaacatagaaacaaaatacagacatcattagcatagctgctgatccaacaaagtaaaattagtttaaccctagctaatgaataaaaatgcacctttgatcagatgcaactacactcacaattaaaaagatacattattcgaatgcttggcgaaagagatgtgtttttaatctagatttaaacagagagagtgtgtctgaaccccgaacattatcaggaaggctattccagagtttgggagccaaatgtgagaaggctctacctcctttagtggactttgctatcctaggaactaccaaaagtccagcgttttgtgaccttagggtgcgtgatgggttgtaacgtggtagaaggctagttaggtacgctggagctaaaccatttagggccttataggtaagtaatgataatttgtaactgatgcggaacttaataggtagccagtgcagagactgtaaaattggggtaatatgatcatattttcttgacctcgtaaggactctcgctgctgcattttggacgacctgtagcttgtttattgaagaagcaggacaaccacctagaagtgcattacaatagtccagtctagaggtcatgaatgcatgaactagcttttctgcatcagaaacagataacatgtttcgtagcttggcaatgtttctaagatggaagaatgcaatttttgtaacattggaaatatgattttcaaaagacaaattgctgtctaatataacacccagatttctgactgtagaggaagttacagtacatccgtctagttgcagattgtaatctacaagattctgtgtagtgttttttggtccaataattaatatctccgtcttatccgaatttaattggagaaaattctttgtcatccaatcttttacatttttaacacaatctgttagcttagataattgggaagtttcatctggtctcgttgatatatatagctgagtatcatcagcataacagtggaagctaattccgtattttctaataatattaccaaggggcaacatgtatattgaaaatagaaggggacctaggacggatccttgtggcactccatattttactgatgataaatgagatgactccccatttaagtaaacaaaatggtagcgatcggacaggtaggatctaaaccatcttagagcctgcccttgaatacctgtatagttttgtaatcgatctatgagtatgtcatgatctatggtgtcgaacgcagcactaagatcaagtaagactagaaatgagatgcagccttggtctgacgcaaggagcaggtcatttgtaattttaacaagtgcagtttctgtgctatggtggggcctaaaacctgactgaaattcttcatacagatcatttttatgcaggaaggtgctcaattgagcagacacaactttttctaaaattttagacataaatggaagatttgaaataggcctataatttgccagtacactaggatctagttttggtttcttaataagaggcttgataaccgccagcttgaatggttttgggacgtgtcctaaagataacgacgagttaatgatattgagaagcggttcttcggctacaggtaacagctctttcagtaatttagtgggtacaggatctaataaacatgttgttggtttagatacagtgataagtttatttagctcctcctgtcctatggttgtaaagcactgcagtttatgtttgggtgcgatggatgaaactgaagtgttagatgctgtagaatctacattcgctattgtatttctaatgttatctattttatcagtgaagaaattcataaagtcattactatttaacgttggtggaatatttgaatcaggtggcatctggtaatttgttaacttagccactgtgttaaataaaaaccttggattgttttggttattttcaatgagtttgtgtatatgctctgccctagcagtttttagagcctgtctatagctggacatactgtttttccatgcaattctaaaaacttctaagttagtttttctccatttgcgttcaagactacgagttactttcttgagagagtgagtattactgttataccatggtacagtacgtttttctctaacttttttcaatttgattggggcaacagcttctaatgtattagagaaaatagtgcccatgttgtcagtaattttgtctaattcatgtgtatttttgggtacaaatagcagttgagatagatcaggcaggttatttgcgaatctgtctttggtggctggaacaatagttctgcccagacagtatcgctgcgacatatagttaatatcagttatacgcagcatgcacgatacaaggaaatggtctgtaatatcatcactttgaggtacaatatctatagcagtaagatcgattccatgcgatataattaaatctagtgtatgattaaaacgatgagtgggcccggtgacattttgcttgactccaaaggagtttattaggtcagtaaacgcaagtcctaatgtatcatttgtattatcaacgtgaatattaaaatctcccatgattagcgccttatcaactgtaactagaaggtctgagaggaaatctgcaaattcttttaggaattctgtatacggccctggtggtctatacacagtagccagagcaagagatacattagatttcttttgcatgtctgacagagtaacatttagcattagtatttcaaaagagttaaacctgtatcctgttttctgggtaacattgagaatatcactatatattgttgcaacacccccgccacgaccagtctgacggggctcatgcttataacagtagtttggtggagtagactcatttagaccaaaataatcatttggttttagccaggtttcagtcaagcagagtaaatcaaaactattatctgtgatcatttcatttacaataactgcttttggtgtgagtgatctaatatttatgagcccaaactttaaaaattgtttttgttcatttactttacatttttctggtttaattacgataagattttttctagatcctacattatatttatatttatattttgacctcactattctgggaacagacacagtcttaataggttttacagcacaagtacttttatcatttaagcgggtggaacaaaactcatcataatggttatttgagaattgacttactagtcacatggagcgaagtgtcctggagatgttgtcagagagaagctccgcgccgactcgactggggtgtaatccatcagcgcgaaacagtctaggacgctcccagaaaagattccagttattaacaaatagcagtttctgttctttacaccatgacaacaaccattcatttaaatttattaattttatttagttatattgATAAAGTTGAATTAATTCAGTCAATCTTTTAAGCTGttttaacattcatttttatGGAGGCCGGAACACAAGATCATCCAAACAAAGTTAGGATGCATCATGGCTGCGCTCATCGGTTACTCAGGATAAAAGTTGACACACTACtgtttggttattttttttaatcatcaaagaatcctaaaaaaatggtttccacaaaaatattaagcagcaacggttttcaacattgataataataagaaataataattggtttcttgagcaccaaatcagcatattagaatcaatTTTAAAGGATCATGTTACATTGAAGAATGaagtaacggctgctgaaaattcaaatttgccatcacaggaggaaattatattttaacatatattaaaatagttattttaaagattcatattttacaatattagatattttatttacatgtatttatagtcctggagaaaaaaaaatgctttttaaaaaacattgtaacattatattcTCAGGCATGTGTAGACCAACAGTGCCGGGACGTGGCCATGTTTGGTGTTGAGGAATGCCGCAGGAAGTGCAATGGCCATGGGGTGAGGAGGGGGGAGGGAAGGAGCGCACACTGCAACTTCAGAGAAttataaactttattattattattaactttattaagTTTTGCAAATCAAGtatttttctctgttttctttgtttgtgtAGGTCTGTAATAGTAATAAGAACTGTCACTGTGATGAAGGCTGGGCTCCTCCTGACTGCAGATACTCTGGAACCGGTGGCAGTGTGGACAGCGGCCCTGCACGAGAGCCCGAAGGTACCACACACAAACTGACTCGCATGGAACTTTAGAAATTTGGGCTCAGTAATGCATCACATTGATTACATTGGCGTGGTAGTGTTTAGCCTGGTTTTGTCTGTATACAGATTCAGATCCTGCACAGGTGGCTCTGCTGGTCATTTTCCTGTTTGTGTTACCGGTTTCACTGCTGTTCGTCGCACTCCGTTTCCCCCGCTGTCGACGAGGTCTTGTGTACCTCGGCCACACTCCCTTCAACAAGTCCCGACAGAGCCGGtaagacagagaaacagacagaaggACACAGGGCTTAAGAGATGACACACTTTATTAAAGCAATTTATCACACTTCATCAGTGGACAAATAACATGAGATTTAATAAAGAagtgatttaaaaatacatttaaaaatgctatttaagCTTGCAATGACTTAAAATTTGATGAGCATGTTTTTAATTCCTGACTATAAGCCtttaaaagaatgaaaaagaaattACTTATTTAGTAGTTTGGCGTAATCTTTTATTATGTagaaataattaatacattattttaatatataaattcaactgcttattaatatttgacATTGTATTAATGgtatttaatgcatttacttttttagatgatggttacaccacattaaatgtaaacatttcttgaaaatggtttttttttttacatattaaacaGACATAAATACAAAGAGTCAATTTCTAAGAGTTTGACACATGTTTTAAACTAGATGATCAGACCACGTAACTTCACTTAAGTCAGAATAGAAGAGAACAAACATAGACTACTGTAAAAATACACCAGCCAGACAGATATTACAACCTTTAGATGTTAATGCCAGATAAAAGTAAGATCCTTCATCACAGACATAGAtcatattataaatgattaatgatataattttactgttttttaccCATGGTGCAGTGGTGTCTCAGTGGCCTACATTGAATACTGTGTGAAAGAGGAAAACCAAAGGTATCTGTGAATGTGGAGCTTCGGTTTGTTGTGCAAAACAAGCCAGAGTGGTAGCAGTCACTATACTTCTGTAGATATACATTTGTCTCTCACCAGCAGGGGGTTTgaatgacaattaaatacaaatgtcAAATCACTGGCTTAGCATTGGCTGTCATTAACAAGCTCCTTTCTGGTTGTGTGCGTTGTAGAACTTCCAGCATTAGTCAGAGTTTCTTCTATTTTCTCCCTGCTAGATGTCTTTTTTACACAGTTTAAAACAAAAGTGTGTAGTTGAAATAGATTTTAGATAATGAGATGCTTGTTGTTCTGTAACATTGAATTTCATGTGATATTATTGGTATAAATTTACCTAACAATGACCAGCaacaaataattttcattaacaTGTAACATTAGTTTGAGTGCAATATTGTGAAGAAATTGTAATTTCCCTCGCAGGACCCCTGCTGTGGAGCTTG encodes:
- the LOC128030801 gene encoding disintegrin and metalloproteinase domain-containing protein 12 isoform X4 → MKHHHQLFRCFWRTLFTVLLFEGTPLLMFRGSLTLTLNRDDSSFTRITNSSHNVTSHRRELKPLAKTRPFAVVDGVRRSLSDVLQNGHPDRLQCGLQVGSSMYILDLEKNKALLPKPPNVFYYLPNGTGVSMKENPVMHCYYHGSVQGFPQSRVALSSCSGLRGVIVINATLSFELRPEEEKHDREEEGSGEMEEGWMHGIYPTDSQTSKSRDCGVSHTSIPPIQIIPHTHRSKRDILSETKYIELVLVVDHKEYLNYQKNNKTIIYRMLDVANQVDWFYRPLNVRVALVGLEIWSDQDKIKVDKNPTETLNRFLDWRTGDLLPRLRHDNAQLIMGESFDGTTVGMASQSSMCSKDRSGGVNVDHLVSVLGVASTVAHELGHNLGMSHDTADRRCQCQNEPRLGGCIMEPSTGFMPGQLFSSCSERDLSLSLLHGGGMCLFNVPQPESLQGGPRCGNLYVERGEECDCGLLENGESCKDGSSYCYSGACASLDEQCQMLWGQNSTHAPPICFSSVNKQGNKYGNCGQMSNGSYIPCLKGDVHCGRIQCQGGNERPLLGSNAEILTTTVKLNQSDFTCRGAYFNLGDDVSDPAMVSQGTACGPNKACVDQQCRDVAMFGVEECRRKCNGHGVCNSNKNCHCDEGWAPPDCRYSGTGGSVDSGPAREPEDSDPAQVALLVIFLFVLPVSLLFVALRFPRCRRGLVYLGHTPFNKSRQSRGVSVAYIEYCVKEENQRTPAVELANARNGDQVQPLRYQWPHQSDIPLTQAISKVQNRPAAPTKPLPPDPVIKPAQLAGHWPAPPAKPLPPDPIPSESKMQCKPTGARSAAPSKPLPPDPVISTRQNPAPPKPPVPKKPLPVDPSSHAPPPPLLGHPGPAASSSSYSCNPASAAAPARPAPHPPLRRQQYPRIPHTLHQI
- the LOC128030801 gene encoding disintegrin and metalloproteinase domain-containing protein 15 isoform X1; translation: MKHHHQLFRCFWRTLFTVLLFEGTPLLMFRGSLTLTLNRDDSSFTRITNSSHNVTSHRRELKPLAKTRPFAVVDGVRRSLSDVLQNGHPDRLQCGLQVGSSMYILDLEKNKALLPKPPNVFYYLPNGTGVSMKENPVMHCYYHGSVQGFPQSRVALSSCSGLRGVIVINATLSFELRPEEEKHDREEEGSGEMEEGWMHGIYPTDSQTSKSRDCGVSHTSIPPIQIIPHTHRSKRDILSETKYIELVLVVDHKEYLNYQKNNKTIIYRMLDVANQVDWFYRPLNVRVALVGLEIWSDQDKIKVDKNPTETLNRFLDWRTGDLLPRLRHDNAQLIMGESFDGTTVGMASQSSMCSKDRSGGVNVDHLVSVLGVASTVAHELGHNLGMSHDTADRRCQCQNEPRLGGCIMEPSTGFMPGQLFSSCSERDLSLSLLHGGGMCLFNVPQPESLQGGPRCGNLYVERGEECDCGLLEECNDPCCNASTCKLVPGAQCSSDGICCENCKLRVAGSVCREPLGECDLPEYCTGTSPYCPPNVFLQNGESCKDGSSYCYSGACASLDEQCQMLWGQNSTHAPPICFSSVNKQGNKYGNCGQMSNGSYIPCLKGDVHCGRIQCQGGNERPLLGSNAEILTTTVKLNQSDFTCRGAYFNLGDDVSDPAMVSQGTACGPNKACVDQQCRDVAMFGVEECRRKCNGHGVCNSNKNCHCDEGWAPPDCRYSGTGGSVDSGPAREPEDSDPAQVALLVIFLFVLPVSLLFVALRFPRCRRGLVYLGHTPFNKSRQSRGVSVAYIEYCVKEENQRTPAVELANARNGDQVQPLRYQWPHQSDIPLTQAISKVQNRPAAPTKPLPPDPVIKPAQLAGHWPAPPAKPLPPDPIPSESKMQCKPTGARSAAPSKPLPPDPVISTRQNPAPPKPPVPKKPLPVDPSSHAPPPPLLGHPGPAASSSSYSCNPASAAAPARPAPHPPLRRQQYPRIPHTLHQI